A genome region from Eremothecium gossypii ATCC 10895 chromosome VII, complete sequence includes the following:
- the RNA15 gene encoding Rna15p (Syntenic homolog of Saccharomyces cerevisiae YGL044C (RNA15)): MNKSGNGRPSRTVYLGSIPYDQTEQQILDLCSNVGPVTGLKMMFDPQTGKSKGYAFIEFKDLATSSSAVRNLNGYALGNRTLKCGYTTGGGISEEYSLSNRGELSQVGGMGPQEELAYPNLPEGADVNINMTTPAMVISSELSKLSKPEQFNLLEKLQEMSRNDREAFVALLKQCPQISFVVAELLLTNGISQIDDLTQLAVDQTNGSAASKDSTPQVGEDDMQKLELLKQVLQLTDAEIATLPEDERMSLWDLKQRAMKGEFGPI; encoded by the coding sequence ATGAATAAGAGTGGCAACGGGCGGCCGTCGCGAACGGTATATTTGGGGTCGATTCCATACGACCAGACTGAACAGCAGATTCTGGACCTGTGCAGCAACGTGGGGCCAGTAACTGGCCTCAAAATGATGTTCGACCCGCAAACCGGGAAGTCGAAGGGATATGCGTTTATCGAGTTCAAGGACCTGGCCACGAGCTCGTCTGCTGTGCGCAACCTCAACGGCTACGCACTGGGCAACAGGACGCTGAAGTGCGGGTACACGACCGGCGGCGGCATCTCGGAGGAGTACTCGCTCAGCAACCGGGGAGAGCTGTCGCAAGTTGGGGGGATGGGCCcgcaggaggagctggcgTACCCGAACCTGCCGGAGGGCGCGGACGTGAACATCAACATGACGACGCCGGCCATGGTTATTTCCAGCGAGCTGTCGAAGCTAAGCAAACCCGAGCAGTTCAACCTGCTGGAGAAGCTCCAGGAGATGTCCCGCAACGACCGCGAGGCCTTCGTCGCGCTGCTCAAGCAGTGCCCACAGATCAGCTTTGTCGTCGccgagctgctgctgacgAACGGCATCAGCCAGATCGACGATCTGACTCAGCTGGCCGTCGACCAGACCAacggcagcgccgcgtcCAAGGACAGCACGCCGCAAGTGGGGGAGGACGATATGCAAAAGCTagagctgctgaagcaggTTCTGCAGTTGACGGATGCGGAGATTGCGACTCTGCCTGAGGACGAGCGTATGTCGCTCTGGGACCTCAAGCAGCGTGCCATGAAGGGCGAATTCGGCCCTATCTAA